The proteins below are encoded in one region of Reichenbachiella sp. 5M10:
- the efp gene encoding elongation factor P: MASTADFKNGMCIEYNHGLYFIIDFQHVKPGKGPAFVRTKLKNVKTGKVLDNTFTSGHKVNTARIERRDYQFLYKDDMGYNFMDTESYEQVSIEESLIDAPQFLKDGDPVTMIFHAEEELILGCELPQHIQLEVTYTEPGLKGDTATNASKPATLETGAEIQVPLFVNEGDLLKIESKTGAYVERVKK; the protein is encoded by the coding sequence ATGGCTAGTACCGCAGATTTTAAAAATGGAATGTGCATTGAATACAATCATGGATTGTACTTCATCATTGATTTTCAGCATGTCAAACCTGGCAAAGGCCCTGCATTTGTCAGAACCAAATTGAAAAACGTCAAAACGGGAAAGGTACTCGACAACACCTTCACCTCTGGACACAAAGTCAACACTGCTAGAATTGAGCGCAGAGACTACCAGTTTCTATACAAGGATGACATGGGCTACAATTTTATGGATACCGAAAGCTACGAGCAAGTATCTATCGAAGAGAGTTTGATCGATGCACCACAATTCTTGAAAGATGGCGATCCAGTGACTATGATTTTTCATGCAGAAGAAGAATTGATCTTGGGCTGTGAACTGCCCCAGCACATCCAGCTGGAGGTCACCTACACAGAACCAGGCCTCAAAGGAGACACTGCAACCAATGCCAGCAAACCAGCAACCTTGGAGACTGGAGCAGAGATTCAAGTACCGCTATTTGTCAATGAAGGTGATTTATTGAAAATAGAAAGTAAAACAGGCGCTTACGTAGAAAGAGTAAAGAAGTAA
- a CDS encoding CPBP family intramembrane metalloprotease: protein MKVLFVYVQTYLQEYFHRRLYVLTAVFLALCIGFNFVLDFENSYIDQYYGSTLRWPMYFVWMSFPFLGVCGLLYALGLNRVWLYSREFWVLFFVGFLVVSLERSFAYQEYFLDDLSYYDRKFLRKTFVKLKPILTTVLPLLVFYYCYEKPRDEQQSWYGLNFKPFDFKPYAFLILLVFVGIGFASFLGDLGRYYPVYQRTGGASFAEQHDLPAWLTLLGYESIYGLSFLGVEFFFRGFLVIGFARVLGGYAVLAMVGPYVFLHFGKPLSECVSSAFGGYLIGILAYYSRHIWGGVVLHVALAWFMEIFAALQKLYND, encoded by the coding sequence ATGAAAGTGCTTTTCGTTTACGTACAGACTTATTTGCAGGAGTATTTTCACCGGAGATTGTATGTGCTCACCGCGGTATTTTTGGCCTTATGTATCGGGTTCAATTTTGTCTTGGATTTCGAGAATAGTTACATTGATCAGTACTATGGTTCGACGTTGCGTTGGCCCATGTATTTTGTTTGGATGTCGTTTCCTTTTTTGGGAGTATGTGGATTGCTGTATGCTTTGGGTCTAAACCGGGTTTGGCTGTATTCACGGGAGTTTTGGGTGTTGTTCTTTGTAGGGTTCTTGGTGGTGTCCTTGGAGAGATCTTTTGCATATCAAGAGTATTTCTTGGATGATTTATCCTATTATGATCGCAAGTTCCTACGCAAGACTTTCGTCAAGCTCAAACCAATACTGACTACTGTGCTTCCGTTGCTGGTGTTTTATTATTGCTACGAAAAACCTCGGGATGAACAGCAGAGCTGGTACGGGCTCAACTTCAAGCCTTTTGATTTCAAGCCCTATGCCTTTTTGATTTTACTCGTTTTTGTAGGGATTGGCTTTGCGTCGTTTTTGGGTGATCTTGGGCGTTATTATCCCGTCTATCAGCGGACTGGAGGAGCGTCGTTTGCAGAGCAGCATGATCTGCCGGCGTGGCTGACACTGCTAGGCTATGAGTCTATTTATGGATTGAGTTTTTTGGGAGTCGAATTTTTCTTTCGTGGTTTTTTGGTGATTGGGTTTGCACGGGTATTGGGAGGCTATGCGGTATTGGCAATGGTCGGGCCGTACGTGTTTTTACACTTTGGCAAGCCGCTATCAGAGTGTGTCAGTTCCGCTTTTGGAGGGTATTTGATAGGGATATTGGCGTATTATTCTCGGCATATCTGGGGAGGAGTCGTGCTGCATGTGGCACTGGCTTGGTTCATGGAGATTTTTGCAGCCTTGCAAAAACTATACAATGATTGA
- the rpmF gene encoding 50S ribosomal protein L32: MAHPKRKISKTRRDKRRTHYKSEAKNYVVCATTGEAHLPHRAYWHEGNLYYKGKVVIEKEVVA; encoded by the coding sequence ATGGCGCATCCAAAACGCAAAATCTCGAAAACAAGAAGAGACAAAAGAAGAACACACTACAAGTCTGAGGCGAAAAACTATGTAGTTTGTGCGACTACTGGAGAGGCACATTTACCTCACAGAGCATATTGGCACGAAGGAAACCTATACTACAAGGGCAAAGTAGTTATCGAAAAAGAAGTAGTAGCATAA
- a CDS encoding VF530 family DNA-binding protein, with amino-acid sequence MSSDQKKEVPGDQINNPLHGVKLADMLDYLVDLYGWEELGKHIRINCFNNNQTIKSSLKFLRRTPWAREKVEHLYLRSLQKKVNHVSNRISKKN; translated from the coding sequence ATGTCATCAGATCAGAAAAAAGAAGTGCCAGGCGACCAGATCAACAATCCTTTGCATGGGGTAAAACTGGCAGACATGCTCGATTATTTGGTAGACCTCTACGGTTGGGAAGAACTCGGTAAACACATCCGTATCAACTGCTTCAACAATAATCAGACGATCAAATCGAGCTTGAAATTTCTCAGACGTACCCCATGGGCACGAGAAAAAGTCGAGCACCTCTACCTCAGGTCACTCCAAAAGAAAGTCAACCATGTGAGCAACCGTATCTCCAAGAAAAACTAG
- a CDS encoding DUF177 domain-containing protein produces MKASKHFRIDIFGLKLGSHDFDFEFNEELFKKSEGSLIESGHGHCDIVLIKKERLIEVNFHITGTVELVCDRSMDTFDHPIDIEEQLILKYGEEFDDSQDEIWTIPNGQQSINVEKNIFDYLTLAVPMKKLHPRFEEEEDDEYELQLVYTSEEDEEETDEQDSNEEEIDPRWALLKKIKNKEN; encoded by the coding sequence ATGAAAGCGAGTAAACATTTCAGAATTGATATTTTCGGTCTCAAATTGGGATCGCATGATTTTGATTTTGAGTTTAATGAGGAGCTTTTCAAAAAGTCCGAAGGTAGTTTGATTGAGTCCGGTCATGGACACTGCGATATAGTACTGATAAAAAAGGAGCGATTGATTGAGGTCAATTTCCATATTACAGGAACTGTGGAGTTGGTATGTGACCGTAGTATGGACACTTTTGACCACCCTATAGACATAGAGGAGCAATTGATCCTCAAGTATGGTGAAGAGTTTGACGATAGTCAAGACGAGATTTGGACGATTCCAAATGGCCAGCAAAGCATCAATGTTGAAAAAAACATTTTTGACTACCTGACATTGGCTGTCCCAATGAAAAAGCTTCACCCTAGATTTGAGGAGGAGGAAGATGATGAGTACGAGCTACAGTTGGTTTACACCTCGGAAGAAGACGAAGAGGAAACGGACGAGCAAGACTCAAACGAAGAAGAAATAGATCCTAGATGGGCTCTATTGAAAAAAATTAAGAATAAGGAAAATTAA
- the rmuC gene encoding DNA recombination protein RmuC, which yields MEAYHFIYLFTGLVLGGVIAWFFAKSKFQSEENNEEQFRLKELEYQLNSEKERSVMLGKDITSINDELRAEREKAMQLNNQHARLEADYKNLQEALKTQKDELNQIREKFSAEFKNLANEIFEEKSKKFTDQNKLQVGELLKPLGDKIVEFERKVEQTNKESIERNSALKEQISGFKELNQKITKEAENLVKALKGDTKAQGNWGEFILESILEKSGLEKGREYFIQQSLKDEEGNRYQPDVVVNLPDSKSVIVDSKVSLIAYERFVNTDDKAERDSHVKAHLLSMRAHIKGLSEKNYQNLYGVEGLDFVLLFVPVEPAFSVAVQYDPELFNDAYAKNIVIVSPATLIATLRTIASIWKQEYQNRNAIEIARQGGALYDKFVAFVEDVKGIGRQIDLTQKVYKESAKKLYEGTGNLVSRAEKMKKLGAKATKNMDQKLIERSEE from the coding sequence ATGGAAGCATATCATTTTATATATCTATTCACAGGGTTGGTTTTGGGCGGAGTGATTGCTTGGTTTTTTGCCAAGTCAAAGTTTCAGTCCGAAGAAAACAACGAGGAGCAATTTAGACTCAAAGAACTTGAATACCAGCTCAATTCTGAGAAGGAGCGCTCCGTTATGCTGGGTAAAGATATCACTTCCATCAACGATGAGTTGCGCGCTGAGCGCGAAAAGGCCATGCAACTCAACAATCAACACGCGCGCCTCGAAGCAGACTATAAGAACCTTCAAGAAGCACTCAAGACTCAAAAGGATGAACTGAATCAAATACGAGAGAAGTTTTCGGCAGAGTTTAAGAATTTGGCCAATGAAATATTCGAAGAAAAGAGCAAGAAATTTACAGATCAGAACAAACTTCAAGTGGGTGAGCTCCTGAAGCCGCTGGGAGACAAGATCGTAGAGTTTGAGCGAAAGGTAGAGCAGACCAACAAAGAAAGTATAGAGCGCAATTCGGCACTCAAAGAGCAAATCTCAGGATTCAAAGAACTGAACCAGAAGATCACCAAAGAAGCAGAAAACTTAGTCAAAGCTCTCAAAGGAGATACCAAAGCACAAGGAAATTGGGGAGAGTTTATCTTGGAGAGTATTTTGGAAAAATCTGGCTTGGAAAAAGGAAGAGAATACTTTATTCAGCAGTCTCTCAAGGACGAAGAAGGCAACCGCTATCAACCTGATGTGGTAGTCAACTTGCCAGATAGCAAGAGCGTGATTGTAGATTCTAAGGTGTCATTGATCGCCTATGAGCGATTCGTCAATACGGATGATAAGGCTGAGAGAGATTCTCATGTCAAAGCACATCTACTGTCGATGAGAGCCCACATCAAGGGGCTTAGTGAAAAGAATTATCAAAACCTCTATGGAGTCGAGGGGCTTGATTTCGTGTTGCTATTTGTACCAGTGGAGCCGGCTTTCTCTGTGGCAGTGCAATACGACCCAGAGTTGTTTAACGATGCATACGCCAAGAATATAGTAATCGTCAGTCCGGCGACCTTGATCGCTACGTTGCGCACGATTGCCAGTATTTGGAAACAAGAATACCAGAATCGAAATGCCATCGAAATTGCCCGTCAAGGAGGTGCGTTATACGACAAGTTTGTAGCGTTTGTGGAAGACGTCAAAGGAATAGGACGTCAGATTGATTTGACGCAAAAAGTCTACAAGGAGTCAGCCAAAAAACTTTACGAAGGAACAGGTAACTTGGTCAGTCGTGCAGAGAAAATGAAAAAATTAGGAGCCAAGGCTACTAAAAATATGGATCAAAAATTAATAGAAAGGTCCGAAGAATAA
- a CDS encoding MBL fold metallo-hydrolase, protein MKNQTTILWAIFMCCGLGLKAQGQVIRLTTETTEVTVTPIRHATMQITYGEVVMVTDPHDMEGVDDLQAPTLVLITDIHGDHLDIEALRALGAQGTTIVAPQAVADKLSAEFGQVIVLANGDTQLVQGVAIEAVPMYNLPEDESSRHPKGRGNGYVLTMGGKRIYISGDTEDIEEMRALSSIDLAFVCMNLPYTMDVDAAADAVLAFKPKVVVPYHYRGKGGLSDVDRFKSIVGAGSDQVEVVLLNWYP, encoded by the coding sequence ATGAAAAATCAAACAACAATATTGTGGGCTATTTTTATGTGCTGTGGGTTGGGGCTCAAGGCACAGGGTCAGGTCATTCGATTGACTACAGAGACTACAGAGGTTACCGTCACGCCTATCAGGCATGCGACCATGCAGATCACATATGGCGAGGTAGTCATGGTGACGGACCCTCATGACATGGAGGGAGTAGACGACTTGCAAGCACCCACTCTCGTGTTGATTACGGATATACACGGTGATCACTTGGATATTGAGGCTTTGCGTGCTTTGGGAGCACAGGGCACCACTATAGTAGCACCTCAAGCAGTCGCTGATAAGTTGAGTGCCGAGTTTGGACAAGTCATCGTGCTGGCCAATGGAGATACTCAGCTCGTGCAAGGAGTAGCGATTGAGGCGGTTCCGATGTACAATTTGCCAGAGGATGAATCCTCTCGACATCCCAAAGGGAGAGGCAATGGGTATGTTTTGACCATGGGGGGTAAGCGGATTTATATCTCAGGGGATACAGAGGATATTGAGGAGATGCGAGCTTTGTCCAGTATTGATTTGGCTTTTGTTTGCATGAACCTGCCCTATACCATGGATGTGGACGCTGCGGCTGATGCGGTACTGGCATTCAAGCCCAAAGTAGTAGTACCCTATCACTATAGAGGCAAAGGAGGGTTGAGTGATGTCGATCGGTTCAAGTCCATCGTTGGTGCAGGGAGTGATCAAGTAGAGGTAGTCTTGCTCAACTGGTACCCTTGA
- the accB gene encoding acetyl-CoA carboxylase biotin carboxyl carrier protein, translating into MKVKEIRDLIDFLSNSGLEEVNIETEEFKIKVKRSNEAQIIEKTIAAAPAPVAAPAPVAAPAPVSTPAPAAAAAPAPAANNYIEIKSPMIGTFYRSANPESPEFVSIGDKVEVGAPVCIVEAMKLFNEIESEVSGTIVKVLVENAQPVEYDQPLFLVDPS; encoded by the coding sequence ATGAAGGTTAAAGAAATTAGAGATTTGATCGACTTCCTATCGAATTCAGGTTTGGAAGAAGTAAACATTGAAACCGAAGAATTTAAGATAAAGGTAAAAAGAAGCAACGAGGCACAGATTATTGAAAAAACAATAGCTGCCGCTCCTGCTCCTGTAGCGGCTCCCGCTCCCGTAGCAGCTCCTGCACCTGTATCTACTCCGGCTCCTGCTGCCGCAGCTGCACCAGCACCTGCTGCCAACAATTACATCGAGATCAAGTCTCCGATGATCGGTACATTCTACAGATCAGCGAACCCTGAGTCTCCAGAATTTGTAAGTATCGGGGACAAAGTAGAAGTAGGTGCCCCAGTATGTATCGTAGAAGCTATGAAGCTATTCAACGAGATCGAATCAGAAGTATCTGGCACCATCGTCAAAGTATTGGTTGAAAATGCTCAACCTGTCGAATACGATCAACCTTTGTTCTTGGTAGATCCATCATAA
- a CDS encoding PA0069 family radical SAM protein, translating into MLDQNHGRGAQSNPTSQFLKQEVEGDLEFYEHLHLSGETLRQKTSFQKVSPKSIVNKVESPDLPFGYSMNPYQGCEHGCIYCYARTTHEYWGYSAGRDFESKILVKSNAATLLRKKFDSKNWSGEPILLSGNTDCYQPIERKLEITRSILQVCREYRNPVGIITKNAMVLRDLDILSEMAEMNLVHVVLSITSLNEKLREKLEPRTSTSGLRFNAVRRLSESGVPVSVMMAPVIPAINSTEIMKIAEKAAENGAVMLNHTIVRLNGVIGQLFEEWLEEHFPERKEKVLHQIKELHGGDLSDSRFKVRMRGEGEYADQISKMFVLARKKYGLNRERSALDSSLFRRAKEGQLSLF; encoded by the coding sequence ATGCTAGATCAAAATCACGGAAGAGGGGCTCAGAGCAACCCGACCAGTCAGTTCTTGAAACAAGAAGTGGAGGGTGATTTAGAGTTTTATGAGCACCTGCATCTGAGTGGAGAGACACTGAGACAGAAGACTTCTTTTCAGAAGGTGTCGCCTAAATCCATTGTCAATAAAGTAGAGAGCCCGGATTTACCCTTTGGTTATTCGATGAACCCATACCAAGGCTGTGAGCATGGCTGCATATATTGCTATGCTCGTACCACGCATGAATATTGGGGATACAGTGCAGGACGTGATTTTGAGAGTAAAATCTTGGTCAAGAGCAACGCGGCGACCCTGCTTCGCAAAAAATTTGACAGCAAGAATTGGTCAGGTGAGCCTATCCTGCTGTCTGGAAATACAGATTGCTATCAACCTATCGAGCGCAAATTGGAGATCACAAGGAGTATCTTGCAGGTGTGCCGTGAGTACCGCAACCCCGTCGGCATCATCACCAAAAATGCCATGGTGCTACGTGATTTGGATATCCTCTCAGAGATGGCAGAGATGAATTTAGTACACGTGGTGCTGTCTATCACTTCGCTCAATGAAAAACTGAGAGAAAAACTAGAGCCTCGTACCTCTACCTCTGGTCTTCGTTTCAATGCCGTCCGGCGCTTGTCTGAGAGTGGTGTACCTGTCTCCGTGATGATGGCCCCTGTGATCCCAGCGATCAACAGTACTGAGATTATGAAGATCGCCGAAAAGGCAGCTGAAAATGGTGCGGTGATGCTCAATCATACTATTGTCAGACTCAATGGAGTCATTGGGCAGCTTTTCGAAGAGTGGCTGGAGGAGCATTTTCCAGAGCGCAAAGAAAAGGTCCTCCATCAAATCAAGGAACTTCATGGAGGAGATCTCAGTGATAGTCGCTTCAAGGTACGTATGCGTGGGGAGGGAGAATATGCTGACCAAATATCCAAGATGTTTGTACTGGCACGAAAGAAATATGGACTGAACCGAGAGCGTAGTGCTTTAGATAGCTCACTTTTTCGTCGTGCGAAAGAGGGGCAGTTGAGTTTGTTTTAA
- a CDS encoding aldo/keto reductase produces MKVRKLGKTGFEITEVALGTWQVGGQWGSGFDHRLAQNILAQAIEGGVNFIDTADVYEDGESEIAVGRAIKNAGKRIYVATKCGRQISPHLNEGYTPKVLRSYVEDSLRRLSLDCIDLIQLHCPPTQVFYRSEIFEEFDKLKDEGKILHLGVSVEKVEEAIKAIEFENVSTVQIIYNMFRQRPQELFFEQAAKREVGVIVRVPLASGLLTGKFNMESQFGPQDHRQFNREGAMFDRGETFAGIPFEAGLDAVEDLKAIFGEDGLVPAALKWILRRPEVSCVIPGASKKEQLESNLQAAATPDLTVAQLEAVQQIYEEQIKAYVHQTW; encoded by the coding sequence ATGAAAGTAAGAAAATTAGGGAAGACAGGATTCGAAATTACAGAAGTGGCACTTGGTACTTGGCAAGTAGGTGGACAATGGGGTTCTGGTTTTGATCACCGTTTGGCGCAAAATATTTTGGCACAAGCCATCGAGGGTGGGGTCAATTTTATCGATACGGCCGATGTCTATGAGGATGGGGAGAGTGAAATCGCTGTAGGTCGTGCCATCAAGAATGCAGGAAAGAGAATCTACGTCGCGACCAAGTGTGGTCGACAAATCAGTCCACATCTCAATGAAGGGTATACACCCAAAGTGCTTCGTAGCTATGTCGAGGATTCACTGCGGCGGTTGTCGTTGGACTGCATAGATTTGATTCAGTTGCATTGCCCACCGACACAGGTGTTTTATCGGTCAGAGATTTTTGAAGAATTTGACAAACTCAAAGATGAAGGCAAAATTCTGCATCTAGGTGTGAGCGTAGAGAAGGTTGAAGAAGCGATCAAGGCCATCGAATTTGAAAATGTAAGTACAGTACAGATCATTTACAATATGTTTCGTCAGAGGCCTCAGGAGTTGTTTTTCGAGCAAGCTGCCAAACGTGAGGTGGGAGTGATAGTTCGTGTCCCTCTTGCGAGTGGGTTGCTGACGGGCAAGTTCAATATGGAGAGTCAATTTGGCCCACAGGATCATCGTCAGTTTAATCGAGAAGGAGCCATGTTTGATAGGGGGGAAACCTTTGCGGGCATTCCCTTCGAGGCAGGATTGGATGCAGTGGAGGATCTCAAAGCCATATTTGGAGAGGATGGATTGGTGCCTGCTGCATTGAAATGGATTTTGCGCAGACCTGAAGTGAGCTGTGTGATACCTGGAGCCTCCAAAAAGGAGCAGTTGGAATCCAATCTTCAAGCTGCTGCTACTCCTGATTTGACTGTTGCACAACTGGAAGCTGTGCAACAGATCTATGAAGAACAAATCAAGGCTTATGTGCATCAAACCTGGTGA
- the accC gene encoding acetyl-CoA carboxylase biotin carboxylase subunit — translation MFKKILIANRGEIALRVIRTCKEMGIKTVAVYSTADAESLHVRFADEAVCIGPPISAQSYLDIKKIVSAAEITNADAIHPGYGFLSENAEFSRVCEEYNIKFIGASSRMINQMGDKATAKETMKKAGVPTIPGSEGLLESVEQGKEIAKQIKYPVIIKATAGGGGRGMRVIKDESGFQKAWDDARTESKAAFGNDGMYLEKFVEEPRHVEIQIIGDSNGKACHLSERDCSVQRRHQKLAEETPCPATVMTQELREKMGAAAIAGAEAIKYEGAGTVEFLLDKHGDFYFMEMNTRIQVEHPITEEVTDFDLIKEQIKVAAGIPISGKNYFPQLHAIECRINAEDPAKDFRPSPGKITNLHLPGGHGVRVDSHVYAGYTIPPNYDSMIAKLIISAQSREEALVRMKRALEEFVIEGVKTTIPFHIKLMEDEIFKSGQFNTSFMETFDMSDL, via the coding sequence GTGTTTAAGAAAATATTAATTGCAAACAGGGGAGAAATTGCTCTGAGAGTCATCAGGACTTGTAAAGAAATGGGGATCAAAACAGTCGCGGTTTATTCGACTGCAGATGCCGAAAGTCTACACGTACGCTTCGCCGACGAAGCAGTATGTATCGGCCCCCCAATCAGTGCACAATCTTACCTGGATATCAAAAAAATCGTATCAGCTGCGGAAATTACCAATGCTGATGCCATCCACCCTGGATACGGTTTCCTTTCGGAAAATGCCGAATTCTCTAGAGTGTGTGAAGAGTACAACATCAAATTCATCGGTGCGAGTTCGAGAATGATCAACCAAATGGGAGACAAAGCAACCGCCAAAGAAACGATGAAAAAAGCCGGCGTACCGACGATCCCAGGATCAGAGGGACTCCTAGAATCCGTCGAACAAGGAAAGGAAATCGCCAAGCAAATCAAATACCCTGTCATCATCAAAGCAACAGCTGGAGGTGGTGGACGAGGTATGCGCGTCATCAAAGATGAAAGCGGATTTCAGAAGGCATGGGATGATGCACGAACAGAATCAAAAGCAGCTTTCGGTAACGATGGCATGTACTTGGAGAAATTTGTCGAGGAGCCTCGTCACGTAGAAATCCAAATCATCGGAGACAGCAACGGCAAAGCCTGTCACCTCTCCGAGAGAGACTGTTCGGTACAGCGTAGACACCAGAAATTGGCCGAGGAGACGCCATGCCCTGCTACCGTCATGACTCAAGAACTCAGAGAAAAAATGGGTGCAGCAGCCATCGCAGGTGCTGAGGCTATCAAATACGAAGGCGCTGGTACAGTAGAATTCCTCTTGGACAAACACGGTGATTTCTATTTCATGGAAATGAATACTCGTATCCAAGTAGAGCACCCCATCACAGAAGAAGTCACAGACTTTGACTTGATCAAAGAACAAATCAAAGTAGCCGCTGGCATTCCGATTTCTGGAAAGAACTACTTCCCGCAGTTGCACGCCATCGAATGTCGTATCAATGCAGAGGATCCAGCAAAGGACTTCAGACCATCTCCAGGCAAAATCACCAACCTCCACCTACCGGGCGGACACGGTGTACGCGTAGACAGCCATGTGTATGCTGGCTATACGATCCCTCCCAACTATGACTCCATGATCGCCAAATTGATCATCTCTGCACAGTCTAGAGAAGAGGCACTGGTGAGAATGAAGCGAGCCTTGGAAGAATTCGTCATTGAAGGAGTCAAAACTACGATTCCTTTCCACATCAAGTTGATGGAGGACGAAATATTCAAGTCGGGTCAATTCAACACGTCCTTTATGGAGACTTTTGACATGAGCGATTTGTAA
- a CDS encoding beta-ketoacyl-ACP synthase III, with amino-acid sequence MSKIRAAITGVHGYVPEYVLTNAELETMVETSDEWITTRTGIKERRILKGEGQGTSVIGIESCKGLLEKTGTDPKDIDLIICATVTPDMPFPATANIVADQIGATNSFSFDMSAACSGFLYGLSTGAQFIESGTYKKVIVIGADKMSSIINYEDRTTCIIFGDGGGAVLLEPSQDENGIVDAILKTDGSGANYLGMPGGGSRMPATIESVTAKKHYAFQEGATVFKFAVTNMADVSAEIMEKNNLTGDDVAWLVPHQANKRIIDATARRMGIEDDKVMINIEKYGNTTAGTLPLCLWDYEKQLKKGDNVILAAFGGGFTWGSLYLKWAYDSE; translated from the coding sequence ATGAGTAAGATAAGAGCTGCAATAACAGGCGTACATGGCTATGTGCCAGAGTATGTATTGACCAATGCAGAGTTAGAAACCATGGTAGAGACCAGCGACGAATGGATCACTACCCGTACTGGGATCAAAGAAAGAAGAATACTAAAAGGTGAAGGGCAAGGCACCTCTGTCATCGGAATCGAGTCCTGCAAAGGCCTCCTCGAAAAAACAGGAACAGACCCCAAAGACATAGACCTCATCATCTGTGCGACGGTCACTCCCGACATGCCTTTCCCAGCGACCGCCAACATCGTAGCGGACCAAATCGGCGCTACCAATTCGTTTAGTTTTGACATGTCGGCCGCTTGCTCGGGTTTTTTGTATGGCCTATCTACTGGTGCACAATTCATCGAGTCAGGTACCTACAAGAAAGTCATCGTGATCGGTGCAGACAAGATGTCCTCGATCATCAACTACGAAGACCGCACAACTTGCATCATCTTTGGTGATGGAGGTGGGGCTGTACTCCTCGAGCCAAGTCAAGATGAAAATGGTATCGTCGATGCTATCCTCAAAACAGATGGATCAGGCGCCAACTACCTCGGAATGCCTGGTGGGGGCAGTCGCATGCCGGCCACTATCGAAAGTGTCACTGCCAAAAAACACTATGCCTTCCAAGAAGGGGCTACAGTATTTAAGTTTGCAGTGACAAATATGGCGGACGTATCGGCAGAAATCATGGAAAAAAACAACCTGACAGGAGATGACGTAGCTTGGCTCGTCCCTCATCAGGCGAACAAACGCATCATCGATGCGACAGCTAGAAGAATGGGTATTGAAGATGACAAAGTCATGATCAATATCGAAAAATACGGCAACACGACTGCCGGCACCTTGCCTCTTTGTCTATGGGACTATGAAAAACAGCTCAAAAAAGGTGACAATGTTATCTTAGCTGCCTTTGGAGGAGGCTTCACTTGGGGCTCACTTTATTTGAAATGGGCCTACGACTCAGAGTAA
- a CDS encoding outer membrane beta-barrel protein, giving the protein MKRFVLTLSLLYSMFLSPYAQHSSNWGVFAGSVSSKFAGDQANSADEVRFNIHHTYQAGLMYEYGLKEDVLLNAQLAYKKIEGTVLTENKNYDPEDENSDKFIKTTEVKLHYLSLPVYFKIISDNGNWQYSVGLIYDYLVHSNGRNLQTNQSQSLVHYIRNFNLSASVSLGYKFHIKKQFFTLDLVYSQGVINLAESTTSALQDELPRLKTSTAETRFTWVIPFNSEQ; this is encoded by the coding sequence ATGAAAAGATTCGTCCTTACCCTGTCCTTGCTATACTCAATGTTTCTTTCTCCCTACGCCCAACACTCTTCGAACTGGGGGGTATTCGCAGGCAGTGTGTCCAGCAAATTCGCTGGGGATCAAGCCAACAGTGCGGACGAAGTCCGTTTCAACATCCATCACACATACCAAGCAGGTCTCATGTATGAGTACGGTCTCAAAGAAGATGTCCTCCTCAACGCCCAACTAGCTTACAAAAAAATAGAAGGTACCGTATTGACCGAGAACAAAAATTACGACCCAGAAGATGAAAACAGCGATAAATTCATCAAAACGACAGAGGTCAAACTTCACTACCTCTCCTTACCAGTCTACTTCAAAATCATCAGTGACAACGGCAACTGGCAATACAGTGTAGGCTTGATCTACGACTATTTGGTACACTCCAATGGTCGCAATCTACAAACCAATCAAAGCCAAAGCCTTGTCCATTACATTCGAAATTTCAACCTATCCGCTTCTGTCAGTCTAGGGTACAAGTTTCACATCAAGAAGCAATTCTTTACCCTTGACCTAGTCTATAGCCAAGGCGTCATCAACCTGGCCGAATCCACCACATCTGCCCTACAAGACGAGCTACCACGACTCAAGACCTCCACTGCTGAAACGCGATTCACGTGGGTTATCCCTTTCAATAGCGAGCAATGA